The following are from one region of the Klebsiella aerogenes genome:
- a CDS encoding glycoside hydrolase family 18 protein: MKLLPLLAALPLLCASVVSAQSWMSVGYFNGGGDVTAGPGGDINKLDVRQITHLNYSFGLIYNDEKDETNDALKDPDHLHQIWLSPKVQADLQKLPTLRKQNPDLNVLLSVGGWGARGFSGAAATPETRAVFIRSVQQVINQYGLDGIDLDWEYPVNGAWGLVASQPADRDNFTALLKELRAAIGDKKLLTIAVGANAESPKSWIDVKAIAPLLNYINLMTYAMAYGTQYFNSNLYDSRHWPTVAAADKYSADFVVNNYLAAGLKPSQMNLGIGFYGRVPKRAVEPGIDWSKPDAQKNPVTEPYFGTQQVELFKSLGYDLSKDTYVKYNDIVAKLLNDPQKRFTEHWDDEAKVPWLSVKSADGKALFAISYENPRSVAIKADYIKRKGLAGGMFWEYGADDKNQLARQLAASLGIKAQ, from the coding sequence ATGAAACTTTTGCCCTTGCTGGCAGCATTACCCCTGCTCTGCGCCTCTGTCGTTTCCGCGCAATCCTGGATGTCAGTGGGTTACTTTAACGGCGGCGGCGACGTCACCGCAGGTCCTGGCGGTGATATCAACAAGCTGGATGTCCGGCAGATAACCCATCTCAATTACTCCTTCGGCCTTATCTACAACGATGAGAAAGATGAGACTAATGATGCCCTGAAAGATCCTGACCATCTCCACCAAATCTGGCTGTCGCCAAAGGTACAGGCGGATTTACAAAAACTCCCCACACTGCGTAAACAAAATCCTGACCTCAACGTTCTGCTCTCTGTCGGCGGTTGGGGCGCGCGAGGTTTCTCGGGCGCAGCGGCAACGCCGGAAACCCGCGCGGTATTTATCCGCTCGGTCCAGCAAGTCATTAACCAGTATGGCCTTGATGGTATCGACCTCGATTGGGAGTATCCGGTGAATGGCGCCTGGGGGCTGGTCGCCAGTCAACCAGCGGATCGCGATAACTTTACCGCCCTGCTCAAAGAGCTCCGTGCGGCCATCGGCGATAAAAAACTGCTGACCATTGCGGTAGGTGCTAACGCGGAAAGCCCGAAGAGCTGGATCGATGTGAAAGCCATCGCCCCACTGCTGAATTATATCAACCTGATGACCTACGCCATGGCCTACGGTACCCAGTACTTCAACTCAAACCTGTATGACTCCCGCCACTGGCCGACAGTGGCCGCCGCGGATAAATACAGCGCCGATTTCGTGGTGAACAACTATCTGGCCGCCGGGCTTAAACCCAGCCAGATGAACCTCGGGATCGGTTTCTATGGCCGGGTACCGAAACGCGCCGTCGAGCCGGGTATTGACTGGAGTAAGCCAGACGCACAGAAAAACCCCGTCACCGAACCCTACTTCGGCACGCAGCAAGTCGAGCTGTTTAAGTCGTTGGGTTATGATCTGAGCAAAGATACCTATGTGAAATACAACGATATTGTGGCGAAATTGTTGAACGATCCGCAGAAGCGTTTTACGGAACATTGGGATGACGAGGCGAAGGTGCCGTGGCTATCCGTAAAATCGGCTGATGGGAAAGCGCTGTTCGCCATTTCCTACGAGAACCCGCGTTCGGTAGCCATTAAAGCGGATTATATCAAGCGCAAGGGATTAGCCGGCGGGATGTTTTGGGAGTATGGCGCCGATGACAAAAACCAGCTCGCCCGGCAGTTGGCCGCGTCGCTAGGTATCAAAGCGCAGTAG
- a CDS encoding MFS transporter has protein sequence MEQITKPHCGARLDRLPDCRWHSSMFAMVAFGLLVCWSNAVGGLILAQLKDLGWTDNSTTATFSAMTTAGMFLGALGGGIIGDKTGRKNAFILYEAIHIIAMVVGAFSPNMTFLIACRFVMGVGLGALLVTLFAGFTEYMPGRNRGTWSSRVSFIGNWSYPLCSLIAMGLTPLISAEWNWRIQLLIPAILSLVATVIAWRWFPESPRWLESRGRYAEAEKVMRAIEEGVVQQTGKPLPPVVIEDDGKAPRTVPYSALLTGVLLKRVILGSFVLIAMNVVQYTLINWLPTIFMTQGINLKDSIVLNTMSMFGAPFGIFIAMLVMDKIPRKTMGVGLLVLIAVLGYIYSLQTSMLLITLIGFFLITFVYMYVCYASAVYVPEIWPTEAKLRGSGLANAVGRISGIAAPYAVAVLLNGYGVTGVFVLLGAVSIIVAVAIATIGIETKGVSVESLGIDAVTSK, from the coding sequence ATGGAACAGATTACAAAACCGCATTGCGGCGCCCGGTTGGATCGCCTACCTGATTGCCGCTGGCATTCATCAATGTTTGCCATGGTTGCCTTTGGGCTACTGGTTTGTTGGAGTAACGCGGTTGGAGGACTCATCCTCGCACAGTTAAAAGATCTCGGCTGGACCGATAATTCAACGACCGCCACGTTTTCTGCCATGACTACTGCAGGAATGTTTCTCGGCGCACTTGGCGGAGGCATTATCGGCGATAAAACCGGGCGTAAAAATGCGTTCATCCTCTATGAAGCGATTCATATTATCGCCATGGTGGTGGGGGCATTTTCCCCAAATATGACCTTCCTTATTGCCTGTCGATTTGTGATGGGGGTTGGATTAGGCGCGTTGTTGGTCACTTTGTTTGCCGGATTTACCGAATATATGCCAGGCCGAAATCGTGGCACTTGGTCCAGTAGGGTCTCATTTATCGGCAACTGGTCTTATCCGCTGTGTTCGCTGATCGCGATGGGGTTGACGCCGCTAATCAGCGCGGAATGGAACTGGCGTATACAGTTACTGATCCCGGCCATACTGTCGCTGGTGGCGACCGTTATTGCCTGGCGCTGGTTCCCGGAGTCGCCTCGTTGGCTGGAATCCCGCGGACGCTACGCTGAAGCTGAGAAGGTGATGCGGGCCATTGAAGAAGGGGTTGTTCAGCAGACCGGCAAGCCGCTGCCGCCTGTGGTAATTGAAGATGACGGCAAAGCCCCGCGTACGGTTCCTTATTCGGCCTTATTAACGGGTGTGTTACTGAAGCGCGTTATTTTAGGTTCCTTTGTCCTGATTGCTATGAACGTTGTGCAGTACACCTTAATTAACTGGCTGCCGACCATATTTATGACTCAGGGGATTAACCTGAAAGACTCGATTGTCTTAAATACCATGAGCATGTTCGGTGCGCCGTTCGGGATTTTTATCGCCATGTTGGTGATGGATAAAATACCCAGAAAGACCATGGGGGTGGGCTTATTAGTATTAATCGCCGTGCTGGGATATATCTACTCGCTGCAAACCAGCATGCTGCTGATTACGCTAATTGGCTTCTTCCTGATTACTTTTGTCTATATGTACGTTTGCTACGCTTCGGCGGTGTATGTACCGGAAATATGGCCGACCGAAGCGAAACTTCGCGGTTCTGGTCTGGCGAATGCGGTAGGGCGTATCAGCGGTATCGCCGCGCCTTATGCGGTCGCGGTATTGCTTAACGGTTATGGCGTAACGGGGGTTTTTGTCCTGCTGGGTGCGGTCTCCATTATTGTCGCTGTCGCCATTGCTACCATCGGAATTGAAACCAAAGGCGTCTCTGTCGAAAGCCTCGGTATTGATGCAGTTACCAGCAAATAA
- a CDS encoding zinc-binding dehydrogenase, giving the protein MKALARFGKAFGGYKMIDVPEPFCGPDDVVIEIKAAAICGADMKHYNVDSGSDQFNSVRGHEFAGLIVRVGDKVKDWKVGQRVVSDNSGHVCGVCPACEQGDFLCCTEKVNLGLDNNTWGGGFSKYCLVPGEILKIHRHALWEIPQGVDYEEAAVLDPICNAYKSIAQQSKFLPGQDVVVFGTGPLGLFSVQMARIMGAVNIVMVGLEEDVTVRFPIAKELGATAVVNGSIEDVVARCQQICGKDNLGLVIECSGANIALKQSIEMLRPNGEVVRVGMGFKPLDFSINDITAWNKSIIGHMAYDSTSWRNAIRLLASGALKVKPMITHRIGLSQWREGFDAMVDKTAIKVIMTYDFDE; this is encoded by the coding sequence ATGAAAGCACTGGCAAGATTTGGTAAGGCCTTTGGCGGCTATAAAATGATTGATGTACCTGAGCCGTTTTGCGGCCCGGATGACGTAGTGATTGAAATTAAAGCGGCAGCCATCTGTGGCGCGGATATGAAACATTACAATGTGGACAGTGGCTCTGACCAATTCAATTCAGTTCGCGGCCACGAATTTGCCGGGTTGATTGTTCGGGTCGGCGATAAGGTCAAGGATTGGAAAGTCGGACAACGCGTGGTGTCTGATAATAGCGGGCACGTTTGCGGTGTGTGTCCGGCCTGTGAACAGGGCGATTTTCTGTGTTGTACAGAAAAAGTAAATTTGGGGCTGGACAACAATACCTGGGGCGGCGGTTTCTCTAAATACTGTTTAGTACCGGGAGAGATCCTTAAAATTCACCGCCATGCGCTGTGGGAAATCCCACAAGGCGTTGATTATGAAGAAGCGGCGGTGCTGGATCCTATCTGTAACGCCTACAAATCTATCGCTCAGCAATCCAAATTTCTTCCCGGCCAGGACGTTGTGGTTTTCGGCACCGGCCCATTAGGGCTCTTTTCCGTGCAAATGGCGCGCATCATGGGGGCCGTAAATATCGTGATGGTCGGGCTGGAAGAGGACGTCACCGTACGCTTCCCGATCGCCAAAGAGCTGGGGGCGACAGCGGTTGTCAACGGTTCCATCGAAGATGTGGTCGCGCGCTGCCAGCAAATCTGCGGCAAAGACAACCTGGGACTGGTTATCGAATGCTCCGGCGCCAATATCGCCCTTAAACAATCGATCGAAATGCTGCGTCCCAACGGTGAAGTCGTTCGCGTCGGCATGGGCTTTAAACCTCTGGATTTCTCCATCAACGATATCACCGCCTGGAACAAAAGCATCATTGGCCATATGGCCTACGACTCCACTTCCTGGCGGAACGCTATTCGCTTGCTCGCCAGCGGCGCGCTCAAAGTCAAACCGATGATTACTCACCGTATTGGCCTATCGCAATGGCGCGAAGGGTTTGATGCGATGGTCGATAAGACCGCGATAAAAGTCATCATGACCTACGACTTTGATGAATAG
- a CDS encoding YeaC family protein, with the protein MDIEQIIASMTPELYQRLATAVELGKWPDGVALTEEQKENSMQLVMLWQARNNADAQHMTIDTNGQMVMKSKQQLKEDFGIVPKPIATLKMQ; encoded by the coding sequence ATGGATATCGAGCAAATTATTGCCAGTATGACGCCGGAACTGTATCAACGTTTAGCCACGGCGGTGGAGTTAGGCAAGTGGCCGGACGGCGTCGCGCTGACCGAGGAACAGAAAGAGAACAGCATGCAATTGGTGATGTTGTGGCAGGCGCGTAACAACGCGGATGCGCAGCATATGACTATCGACACCAATGGTCAGATGGTGATGAAAAGCAAACAACAGCTGAAAGAAGATTTCGGTATCGTGCCGAAGCCGATTGCCACGCTGAAAATGCAGTAA